From Miscanthus floridulus cultivar M001 chromosome 15, ASM1932011v1, whole genome shotgun sequence, the proteins below share one genomic window:
- the LOC136508930 gene encoding aspartic proteinase nepenthesin-1-like produces the protein MAATLVLLVLLCLSTALTCSGGGGGTGATGIRMKLTHVDAKGNYTAPERVRRAIALNRQINLASMRAGAAGGGGVSAPVHWATRQYIAEYQVGDPPQRAEALIDTGSNLIWTQCATCLRKVCARQDLPYFNASASSSFAPVPCRDRACAANDVHLCALDGSCTFLATYGAGRIIGSLGTDVFTFQSGGATLAFGCVSFTEVTPGALQGASGLIGLGRGRLSLASQTGAKRFSYCLTPYFHNNGASSHLFVGAAASLSGGGPVMSMPFVESPKDYPYSAFYYLPLVGITVGETKLPIPSSAFDLQEVEEGFWEGGVIIDSGSSFTSLVEDAYEPLVDELARQLNGSLVPPPGEDDGGMALCVARGDLDRVVPTLVLHFSGGADMALPPENYWAPLEKSTACMAIVGGYQQSIIGNFQQQNMHILFDVGGGRLSFQNADCSTI, from the coding sequence ATGGCGGCAACATTGGTGTTACTCGTGCTCTTGTGCCTCAGCACTGCCCTAACCtgcagtggcggcggtggcggcaccgGTGCCACAGGGATCCGCATGAAGCTCACCCATGTCGACGCCAAGGGGAACTACACCGCACCGGAGCGCGTTCGCCGTGCCATCGCCCTCAACCGCCAGATTAACCTGGCCTCCATGCGTGCCGGCGCCGCAGGCGGAGGCGGCGTGAGTGCGCCAGTGCACTGGGCGACTCGCCAGTACATCGCGGAGTACCAGGTCGGCGACCCGCCGCAGCGCGCGGAGGCCCTCATCGACACCGGCAGCAACCTCATCTGGACGCAGTGCGCGACGTGCCTCCGGAAGGTGTGCGCGCGGCAGGACCTGCCCTACTTCAACGCGTCGGCCTCCAGCAGCTTCGCGCCAGTGCCGTGCCGGGACAGGGCGTGCGCGGCCAACGACGTGCACCTCTGCGCGCTAGACGGCAGCTGCACGTTCCTGGCCACCTACGGCGCCGGCCGCATCATTGGCTCCCTCGGCACCGACGTCTTCACGTTCCAGTCCGGCGGGGCCACGCTCGCCTTCGGGTGCGTGAGCTTCACGGAGGTCACGCCGGGGGCGCTCCAAGGCGCGTCGGGCCTCATCGGGCTCGGCCGCGGCCGCCTGTCGCTGGCCTCCCAGACGGGCGCCAAGAGGTTCTCCTACTGCCTCACGCCCTACTTCCACAACAACGGCGCGTCCAGCCACCTGTTCGTCGGCGCCGCGGCGAGCCTGAGCGGCGGCGGTCCCGTGATGTCCATGCCGTTCGTGGAGAGCCCCAAGGACTACCCCTACAGCGCGTTCTACTACCTCCCGCTGGTGGGGATCACCGTGGGCGAGACCAAGCTGCCCATCCCGAGCTCGGCGTTCGATCTCCAGGAAGTCGAGGAGGGGTTCTGGGAGGGCGGCGTCATCATCGACTCCGGCAGCTCCTTCACGTCGCTCGTGGAAGACGCGTACGAGCCGCTGGTGGACGAGCTTGCCCGGCAGCTGAACGGGAGCCTCGTGCCGCCGCCGGGGGAGGACGACGGTGGCATGGCGCTGTGCGTGGCACGCGGCGACCTGGACAGGGTGGTGCCGACGCTGGTGCTCCACTTCAGCGGCGGCGCGGACATGGCCCTGCCTCCGGAGAACTACTGGGCCCCGCTGGAGAAGTCGACGGCATGCATGGCGATCGTCGGAGGGTACCAGCAAAGCATCATCGGCAACTTCCAGCAGCAGAACATGCACATCCTCTTTGACGTCGGCGGGGGGCGGCTCTCCTTCCAGAACGCCGATTGCAGCACTATCTGA